GATGGGCATCTGGACCAACAGCATGGTTAAGTAATCATGTATTAGGAGTTCATGTGTTAGAACCAGGGTGTAAGAAGATCTGTATAAAACCTAATCTAGGGGAATTGACTTGGGTTAAAGGAAGTTATCCAACACCATTGGGGGTAATAAATATAGAACATAGGAAGATCGATGGAAAGGTGGAAACTAAAGTGGATGCACCTCGTGGTGTAAAGATTGTATATTAAGAAACAACAAAATACTTTTTAATAAACTACACATCTTTTATGTATGAATGAATCATTAGTAAACATGAAAACGAACATGTTCACTAATGAATTAAATCACTTAATTGAACAGCTTTTAAAAAATCAGAGAGGACACCTCTCTGATTTTTTTTATACTATCAATATAAAAAGTATAATCAATAAATCGATAAACACTTCACACTCCTGTTAATCAATAATATAACAGTCTAGGATTATAATACCCTCAATTTACTGAACCAACTTTCATAAACAATTAATGTATTATGCCACTTTACTATAGAGCTCAAATGGTTTTTTTCTATTAATTCCTTGGTGTGCTCTGTAATGGTAATGTTCTAACCAATTCTGTATACCTTTGTATAAGACTATTCCATCAGAAGGTGGATTGATATAAATGTAATCATATTTGATTGTTCTCCAAAACCGTTCGATATAGATGTTATCCAGAGCTCTACCTTTACTGTCCATACTTATGGCGATACAATACTCTTTTAATATATTTAAATAAGCTTCTGAAGTAAACTGACTACCTTGATCACTATTAAGTATTTCAGGCTTACCATGCTTCTCTACTGCATTCTTTACAACATCTATACTTACAGATGCATCAAGAGAGTTTGATAAATTCCAACCTACAATATATCGACTAAAAACATCAATAATTGCTGTCATGTACATAAAACCTTTTTGAAGTGGAATATATGTAATATCTATTTGCCAGACCTGATTTCTTCATGTGACATTCAATCCATTTAACAAATATGGATAGATATTCTTGTCTTCTCTTTTTTTCGTTAGATTCTTTCGTGGATAGAATAGGTCTAATTCTTGCTTTCCGCATCAACCTTCTTACACGCTCATATGATGCAGATAACCCATTATCTTGTAACATCGACTGCATTCGAATAACTCCAAATGTTGGATATTCCATAATACACTTATCCATTAGATCCATCATCTCAATATTCTCATCAGATTCTCCTTTGGACTTATAATAGTAGGTCGATCTAGAAATATCTAAAATGTTACACTGTTGACGAATACTAAGAGGAGACTCTCTTTCAATGAGAAGATCTATACTTATAGATCCTCGAAGAGATTTAAGTTTTTTTTTAGAAACTCATTCTCCATTTCCAAGCGTCCAATCTTAGAGTACAGCTCGTCTTTATTGATAGAATCATCTTTCTCTCTATTCTTTTGAGTAAAAACAATACTACTGTTAGACAGGAACTCTTGTTTCCATTTGGATATTTGGTTCACATGTAGTTCATAGCGTAAAGCTAACTCTTGTAAGCTTTCTCGCTCTTTTAGTGCCTCTATTACTACCTTAGATTTAAATGAAGAACTAAATTTTCGACGACTTCTTTTCAATGTTCCCATAACTCTTAATTTAAGAATTAAAATTCAATTAAGAAAGTGGTGCTAAAATGTAGGAGTATTATAGATTGTGTAATAACAATCATTTGTGAGAATTGAGATCAGAATAACAAAACAAAAGTGACTTACAGATAAACATGCACTAAGATTTATTAACAACAATGTAATAAGTCATTCAGAAATATTAAAAAATACAAAACAATTAGCAAATTGTGCATTTTATTAAAACTAAATTTACTATACTTTTATAGAGTATTGATCGAATTAACCAGTTACTATAGATTCATAAATTCAGATGAATCACGATCAACAAACACGACTAATTAAATCTTCTAAAGTAAAATTATGAAACACAAAAAATTACAATGTTTTAATATTAAACGGAAAGCGAAGCGGCTATTAATTATGAAGTTTTTTTTCATTATTAATATTCTATGCACTTTATCAGCAGGTGCAACAAACACGGTATCCAACAATAATTTCTCCAAGAACACACGAGAGATAATTAAGGACGATGGATTAGAAAAAACGATTAAGGGGAAAATAACAGATGTCTCAGGAGAGCCAATTCCTGGAGTTAATATTTATTCAAAGAAAAATCCATTAAATGGTACAATATCTGATTTTGATGGAAATTATTCAATTCGTTTAAATAAAGGAGATACTGAAGTTGTATTCACTTATATTGGTTATAAAGAACAGATAGTCAAAATTTCAAATAATTTAGTAATCAACGTAACTCTGAAAGAAGATGTTACTGGTTTAAATGAAGTTGTAGTTAGAGGGTTTGGAACACAGAAGAAAGTGAATATCACAGGTTCTGTTGCTTCAGTAACATCAGAAAAAATCGAAGATAGACCAGTTCAAAATGTAACACAAGCCCTTCAGGGATTGGTTGCTGGAATGAACTTTGGTACAAGTGGTGGTGGTGCATTGAATAATAAGATGCAAATTAATATTAGGGGTACCGGAACCATTGGAGGAGGGTCGAACTCAAGTCCTTTAGTACTGATTGATGGAATGGAGGGAGATATGAACTCATTAAACCCACAGGACATCGAGAGCATTTCTGTACTAAAAGATGCTTCTGCGTCATCTATCTACGGTTCAAGAGCAGCATTTGGGGTCATTCTGATTACTACTAAAAAGGGTAAGATAGGTAGTATGAAAGTGTCATATAACACAAACTTCCGATGGAGTGATCCTCTACTTCTACCAAAGATGATGAATTCATTAGACTTTGCTAATTATTGGAATGAGGGGTTAAAAAACTCGGGTAGTAATCCTATGTTTGATCAAGAAACCATAGATCGTATCATTCAATATCAAAAAGGGGAGATAACAGATCAAACTATCGCTAAAGATAATGGTCGATGGGCACTGTGGGATAAGCCTAATGCAAACACTGATTGGTTTAAAGAGCACTACAAAAGTTGGGCTCCATCTCAAGAGCATGCAATTAATATGACTGGAGGATCAGAAAAGGTTCAATATTATCTTTCCACAAACTATCTAGGCCAAGATGGATTATTAACACATGCGCAGGACAGTTACAAACGTTTCACATTAACTGCGAATGTGACTGCAAAACTAGCAGATAAGTTGACAATAAAATATGGTAGTAAGTTTATTCGAGAGAATTATAAGACAGCATCTGCTCATAATAGTCTATTTTTTCATAATATAGCAAGGCGTTGGCCAGTCAATCCAACCAAAGACCCGAATGGTAACTATGCGGAAGGAAGTCAAATTCAGGAACTTGAAAATGGTGGTCGAAAAAGTGATGAAAAAGACCAACTATATAATCAATTTAGATTAGATTTTGAACCAATAAAAGGATTTAAAATTATCTCTGAATTGAACTATAGAACAGACACATACTTTAATAGCCGTTACGAATTGCCTGTTTATGCATACGACACAGATAACAAGCCTTATCCAATAGCATCAGGCTATGCATCTCCTGGCAGCTCTATGGCTTCCGAATTTTCAGCAAAGAACACATACTTCAATCCCAATATCTATTCTGAATGGAGTCAAAATATTAATGATCACAGTTTCACATTACTTACAGGCTTCCAGTCAGAATCAAATAATTATAGAAAATTTGGAGGGTATAGAAAAGATCTTATCACAAGTGAACTCCCAACAATTAACACTGCAACAGGAGATGATATAATTACTAGTGGAGGGAAAAATGCATGGTCTACTGCAGGATTCTTTGGTCGTTTAAATTACAACTACAAAGAGAAGTATTTAATAGAACTGAATGCCAGATATGATGGTACTAGTAGGTTTCTTCAAGAGAAACGTTGGAACTTGTTTCCTTCTGTATCTGGAGGATGGAATCTATCAAAAGAAAGCTTCTGGAAACCTATTAAAAATACAGTTAACACATTCAAGCTTCGTGCCTCTTGGGGAGAATTAGGAAATCAAAATACGAAAAAATTATATCCATTTTATGTAACGATGCCAATTGGAGTAAACAATGGTGGATGGCTTATTGATGGTAAGAAAACAAATACGGCTAATAGTCCAGGATTAGTGAGTTCTTCATTGACATGGGAAACTGTTCGATCATGGAATGTTGGTCTAGATGCAGGTGTTTTTGATAATCGATTAACAGTAGTTTTTGACTATTTTAATCGAATTACGAAAAATATGGTAGGACCTGCTCCTTCACTACCTGTCACCCTAGGGACGGATGTTCCAAAGATCAACAATGCGGATATGAAATCTTGGGGTTTTGAGTTGGAATTAGCATGGCGTGATAATATTGGAGATTTCAGTTATGGTATACGAGGATTATTGGCTGATGACCAACAAAAAGTGACACGATATCCAAATGAAACTGGAAATCTAGATACATGGTATTCAGGAAAAATGAATAACGAGATTTGGGGTTATAGTACACAAGGTATTGCCAAAACAGATCAAGAGATGAATGATTGGCTGAAAAAGAACAATCAGAATTCACTTGGTGATAATTGGGCTGCAGGTGATATTATGTACCAAGATATTAACGGTGATGAAGAGATAAACAGTGGTGCAAATACATTGGATGATCATGGCGATTTGAAAATAATTGGAAACAGCACTCCTCGTTTCAAATATAGTATTGATATCGATATGGCATTTAAAGGGTTCGACTTTAGAATGTTGTGGCAAGGTGTTGGTAAACGTGATTATGCACTAGGGGGACCTTATTTTTGGGGAGCAAACTCAAATATGTGGCAAGCTGCAGCATTTGAATCTCACCTTGATTATTTCCGCCCTGAGGGACATGAGTTAGGAGCAAATCTGGATGCATACTATCCACGTCCATTAATGGATAGAGGAGGAAAAAACACCCGAACACAAACAAGATATCTTCAAAATGCTGCATATCTACGTCTGAAAAATATCCAACTAGGGTATACCATCAGTAAAAACATTACCAAAAGAGTTGGGATTTCAAAACTTCGCTTATATGTCTCAGGAGAGAATCTATTGACTTTTACCAAGATGAGTAAGATGTTTGATCCTGAAACAATTAGTGGTGGTTGGTCAGATGGTAAAATATATCCACTTTCCAAAACTATTTCGATAGGAGCAAACATAACATTCTAATTATTTAAAAATGAAAAATATAATCTCAAAATATACCCTTGTCACAAGCGCTATTGTTCTTTTCTTGTTGACAAGTTGTGATGATTTTCTTGATAAGAAACCGTTAGATCAGGTTACTCCTCAAGTATATCTAAACGAAGAGAGTCAATTAGCATCATATGCAATAACTCAGTATAGCTTTCCGACACATGGAGGTTGGGGCATCGGAACTTTTGGTTATGATAACAATACAGACAATCAGGCAACCTCAAACTCAAATAAAATATATAAACCAGGGCAGTATCGTGTTGGAAATGTCGATAGTTGGACTTTTTCGAAAATACGAAAACTAAATTATTTCATTGAAGATGTAATCCCTAAATGGAAAGAGGATAAAATTCGAGGAAATAAAACGAATATAGAACATTATATTGGAGAAGTATATTTTCTAAGGGCTTATGAATACTTTAACAAGCTACAAGCATTAGGTGATTTTCCTATAATCCGTAAAGTCTTAAAGGATCAAAAAGAGGAGCTAATTGAAGCGAGTAAAAGGCAACCACGAAATTTAGTTGCACGGTTTATTATTTCAGACCTTGACTCTGCTATCATGTTAATGAAAAACAATCCTTCAGGAGGTAAAAATAGACTAACCAAATCGGCAGCGCAACTTTTTAAGTCAAGAGTGGCACTATTTGAAGGAACATGGTTAAAGTACCATAAAGGGACAGCCCATGTTCCTGGAGGCCAAGGTTGGACAGGAGCAGGTCTTAGTTATCTAAGTGATTTCACTATCGATATTGATAGCGAAATAGATTATTTCTTAAAAGAGTCCAAAAGTGCAGCCAAAGAAGTTATTAATGAGTATAGCTTAACAAATAATAACCACCAACTAAATGCTCCAGAAATATGGGATAACCCATACTATGATATGTTCTCCGCTGAAGACTTAACTATTTTTAATGAAGTTATATTTTGGAGAAGTTTTAATATAACAGAAAATGTATATCATCATACGAATCATTACTTACAAGATAGTGGAGGAAATTCAGGATATACAAAAGGTTTTGTAGAATCGTTCTTAATGAGCAATGGACTTCCAATATATGCTAGTGGTAGTGGATATTCTGGAGATACAACAGTAAAACTTGTAAAAAAGAATCGAGATGAACGTCTTCAACTTTTTATGAAAGCTAAAGGTGAAATAATTACAGAAGCTGATACAGCTAAAGCACCTAATATTATTTCAATTGCTGAAAGACGAAGTGTTACTGGTTATGACATTAAAAAAGGAGTTTCTAGATATAAAAATCAGTCGCAAAATAGTACACTTGGTAGTATTGTATTCAGGGCTACAGAAGCCTATCTGAACTACATAGAAGCATCGTATTTGCTTTCTGGAGGAATTGATGCAACTGCAAGTAAATGCTGGAGAGATTTACGCAATAGAGCTGGTGTTAATCCTGATTTCAATATCACTATCGCTTCAACTGATATGTCAAAGGAATCAAAGGGAGACTGGGGTGCATACTCAAAAGGCGCTTTGATAGATGCAACACTATACAATATAAGAAGAGAAAGACGTTGTGAATTAATGGCAGAGGGATCTCGTATGAGAGATTTAAAACGTTGGAGAGCATTGGATCAAGTTCATAATTATCAAATTGAAGGTTTCAATTTATGGGGAGGAGCAATATTGAAAGACTATGAAGATGATAAAGGAAATTCTACTTTGATCCCAGAAGGCACATCTGATTCACCTAATGTATCAAACCAAAGTAATAGTAATTATTTAAGGCCCTATCAGATTATTAAGAAAAACAATCTAGTATATGATGGATACAATTGGAATAAAGCACATTACTTAGAACCAATAGCATTCTCACACTTTCAGTTATCGTCACATGGGACTCCATCAGAGTCTGTAATATACCAGAATCCATATTGGCCAATTGCAGCCAATGGAACACCTATTGACTAGAACTAAAATCAGTGGTCAATCATTATTGACTAAATACAAGTAAGAGTACAAATAGAGTTGTGGTTGCATTAATGTATACTGCAACTCTTTTTTTGATTCAGCTGATCTACAACCCTAGATTAAAATATTTCATTTCGAACAAAAAAGTTAACAGTCTTCAATTAAGACGACCCGAATATATCAAATTATGAATGAGATCTAATACGATGTCTAAATTCTGATGGAGTTGCATTGGTATACTTTTTAAACACTCTAGAAAAATAATAAGGAGACTCAAAACCTGAATTATAAGATACCTCTTTTATCGACATTTGAGTGTTTGAAAGTAGATTCTTAGCCAATTGTATTTTCAGTTGTAAAAGATATTGCCCAGGAGATACTCCAGTATATTTTTTAAACTCAGTTCTAAAAAGAGAATAACTAATCTTTAGATCACACGCAAGATCTTCCATTCTAATATTTTCAGTTACATTCGAACGCATATATACACGTGATTGGTTAATAATTCTCTCAATCGCATTGTTTGCATAAGCATTGTTTGTAACTATCAGTCTAACCTGTCCTAATAAATATATAATTTGACCTCCAATAGCTTGTTGAAAACCAATTTTTTCTTCACTAGACAGTTGTAATATTATTTTAAAAGATTGATGGACCTGCTCATTAAATCCAATATAGTTTACAGGATTATCAGGACTAAAGAAATGCATCATCTGATTGTTAAAACCACCATTAAAGCCAACATAATATTCTGTCCAACCAGTTTCTAACATTGGTCTATAGCGATGCCACTCATAAGGGAATAGTAATATTGTATCCCCTTCTTTTACATTGTATTTTTTAGTTTTAGTTTCAAAAACACCTGTTCCCTGGGTTATATATAGTAATTGAAACTCATCAAGAATACGACCATTTTCCCATTTGAAGTTATAGTTATTAGGATGACCTGATGGAGGATATTTTTCCCCAGGTTTAATAACAGCAACTCCAGCAACATTGGCATAAATACCCCAAAGGATATCATTCTCATTATAAGTAAGGTATTTAAAAGACTGTTCCATAATAAACACTAATTCTTTTCACGAAAATAAATCTTTTTTTGTACAAATACTCTAAAATAAATACCAAACGATATTAAATTATATTTTTTCATAAACCACATGTGGCAAAATGATCTACAACATTAATGATAATCATAATTTAACTACAACTATTATAAGCACGGACAAAAGAGTAAATTCAAAATATGACTATAGACCTATCAAATTATTTTAAGATACCCTAATTCATGATTTAGAATATTCTCTGCTATGAAATAAATTCATCTGATAAAGAGAACCTTAATCACAAATTGTATAAACATTTAGACATTTTGTTCATTGAAATAATATATCCATCTCTTTATTTTTGAGAATCAGACACAACCAATAAATAATCTAAAAAACTAAATCAATGAGTTCATTAAGCGCAATCGGTATGATTGCAATAGGAAGTTTAGGAGCAGCAAGCTTTTATGTCCCGTTAAAAAAAATAAAAAATTGGGCATGGGAGTCATATTGGATATTTCAAGGAATTGCTGCGTGGATAGTAGCTCCTTGGCTTTTTGCCTATTTAACAGTTCCAGATGGTACACTCGTGAGTATAATAAAAGAGGCTCCTATGGATTCTATTTTACTCACTATTTTTTTTGGTATTCTATGGGGGGTTGGTGGTTTATGCTTCGGGTTGAGTATTCGATATTTAGGCATTGCATTAGGACAAAGTATTGCATTAGGTTTTTGTGCAGCATTTGGAACACTAATTCCACCTCTGATAGCAGGGAAAAATCTACTTACTAGCACTGAAGGAATACTGATGATTGTAGGGGTGTCTGTATGTATTATAGGAATAATATTAATTGGGTATGCGGGAGCTTTAAAAACGATCCACTTAAGCGAAGAAGAACGTAAAAAAGCTATAAAGGAATTTGCATTAAAAAAGGGGTTAATAATTGCACTTATAGCAGGTTTAATGAGTGCCGCATTTAGTTATGGATTTATAGCAGGAAAGCCTATCGATAAACTTGCATTAAGATATGGAATTAACCCCCTGTTTCAGAGTAATCCGACCTTAATATTTATTTTATCAGGTGGATTTTTAACAAATTTCATCTACTGTGTATTCTTAAATATAAAAAATAAAACTTACCGAGACTACACTACATCATCCTCTAAAGTATGGGCTAACAATATCATATTTACATTCTTGGCTGGGATCTTATGGTTCTTACAGTTCCATTTTTATGGAATGGGTAAAAGTCAGATGACCATATCCACAGTAACCTTTTCGTGGAGTATCCTAATGGCATTAAATATAGCAATCGGGAATATTTGGGGAATATTTCTTGGCGAGTGGAAAGGAACCACTAAGACAACAAAGGCAATCTTAATTCTAGGTATTCTCGTTCTTATTCTATCCACTTTTGTAATAAGCCTAAAATAAACATACTCAAAAGTTATAAAGGGGAAACGAACAATAAGAAAAATAATATTCACATACACGTTTCAGTCTCAAATAATCGAATTCATTGTTTATGAAATGGATTCAAATGTATATGAGAAGAAGACAAAACAGACACATATATTAAGATATAAATATGACAACAAAGAATATGATCTTAGAGGCCTATGAGTTGGCTAATAAACAATATGCGGAACTAGGGGTAGATACAAATGAAGCAATAGAGAAGCTCGATAAATTAGTAATCAGTTTGCATTGTTGGCAAACTGATGATGTCTCAGGAACAGAGAATCCAGAAGGAACACTCTCTGGGGGTATTCAAGCTACAGGAAATTACCCAGGTAAAGCACGTAATATTTCAGAGATCATGACAGACCTTGAGAAAGTTATGTCGCTACTTCCAGGCAAACAGCGCATTAATGTACATGCATTGTATGGAGATTTTTCAGAGGAGAGAGTAGATCGCGATTCTATTACAATTAAGCAGTTTCAACATTGGGTAGATTGGTGTAAAAAATTAGAAATTGGTATGGACTTCAATGGTTCATTTTTTTCACATCCAAACGCAGATAGTGGATTTACATTATCTTCAAAAGATGAGAGAATCAGAAAATTTTGGGTAGAACACTTAAAACGAACAAGGGATATTGCAAACGAAATCGGAAAACAACTTGGATCTCCATGTATATTAAACACATGGATCCCAGATGGATCAAAAGATACACCCATCGATCGAAATGGAATGCGAGCTCAATTAACAAAATCTCTTGATGAAGGATTTAAAACAGAATATCCTAAAAAACATATGAAGGATGCTGTGGAAAGTAAAGTATTCGGTATTGGAGCTGAATCCATGACAGTAGGATCTCACGATTATTACTTGGGTTATGCCATCAAAAACAATAAGATGATTTGTCTAGATAATGGACATTTTCATCCAACTGAAATAGTAGGAGATAAAATTTCTTCATGTCTTCAGTTTGTAGATGAAGTTTTATTACACGTAACTCGTCCTGTTAGATGGGATTCGGACCATGTTGTAACATTGAATGATGAGACACAGTTAATTGCCTCAGAAATTGTTCGTAATGATTTTATGCATAGAATAAACGTTGGACTTGATTTCTTTGATGCATCAATCAATAGAATTGGAGCCTATGTTGTCGGAACTCGTGCAGTACAAAAAGCATTTCTAATCGCACTGTTAGAGCCAACAAACAAACTTGTTGAGTTAGAAGAAAATGGAAAGAACTTCGAACGATTAGCAATGTTAGAAGAGCTTAAAAGCAAACCATTTGGTGCAATATGGGATTACTATTGTATGATTAATGATGTTCCTATTGGTGAAAATTATATTAAAGATATACAACAGTATGAAGAGGATGTTTTAAAAAAGAGGTAAGTATTCTCTTTTAAGTGAGGTAAGCGTTAAGTGTCATATATGACACTTAACGCTTACCTCACTTAAGAAAAACACAACGCAATACTAAACAGATAGCTTTAAAAAAGAATATTATCACATTATCGTAGTCATTTATTTAATGATGAAGAAACTTAAAAGAATTTGATAAAATGAAAACCGAAATAATTGTTGTTTTTGATATCGGAAAAACAAACAAAAAGATATTAATCTTTAATAATAAACTAGAGGTTCTTTCAATTAATGAAGAAAAGTTTCCGATTACACTGGATGACGATGGAGATGAGTGTGATAACATAGAACTAATCGAAAGATGGATTATATCGACCCTTCAAGAGTTAGTAAAAAGTAAAGAGTATAATGTACAAGCAGTTAATTTCACAACATATGGTGCATCTCTTGTCTTTTTAGACGGTAGTGGGAATCGAATTGCTCCCATGTACAACTATCTGAAAAAGATAGATAATAATGTTCAATCTAAGTTATTGGAGCAATACGGAGGAGAATGTGAGTTTTGTAGAAAAACAGCAAGTCCTTCATTAGATGGTATGCTAAATTCAGGAGTACAATTATTGTGGTTACAGATGATGAAACCAAACATTTTTAAAAAAGTAAAATCTGTACTTCATCTTCCTCAATACCTAAGTTTCTTAATTTCTAAACAGATCGTATCAGAATCTACATCAATTGGCTGTCATACATTTATGTGGGATTTTGATAATCAATGTTATCATCAGTGGATAACAGATTTGGGAATATCTCTACCAACACCATTTCCTAGCTATCATAAAACGGATATAGAGTTTTGTGGGAATAAAATTAAAATTGGAATTGGAATTCATGATAGTTCAGCTTCATT
The Prolixibacteraceae bacterium DNA segment above includes these coding regions:
- a CDS encoding DDE-type integrase/transposase/recombinase, which encodes MDITYIPLQKGFMYMTAIIDVFSRYIVGWNLSNSLDASVSIDVVKNAVEKHGKPEILNSDQGSQFTSEAYLNILKEYCIAISMDSKGRALDNIYIERFWRTIKYDYIYINPPSDGIVLYKGIQNWLEHYHYRAHQGINRKKPFELYSKVA
- a CDS encoding IS3 family transposase, whose translation is MDKCIMEYPTFGVIRMQSMLQDNGLSASYERVRRLMRKARIRPILSTKESNEKKRRQEYLSIFVKWIECHMKKSGLANRYYIYSTSKRFYVHDSNY
- a CDS encoding transposase; its protein translation is MGTLKRSRRKFSSSFKSKVVIEALKERESLQELALRYELHVNQISKWKQEFLSNSSIVFTQKNREKDDSINKDELYSKIGRLEMENEFLKKNLNLFEDL
- a CDS encoding TonB-dependent receptor, producing the protein MKFFFIINILCTLSAGATNTVSNNNFSKNTREIIKDDGLEKTIKGKITDVSGEPIPGVNIYSKKNPLNGTISDFDGNYSIRLNKGDTEVVFTYIGYKEQIVKISNNLVINVTLKEDVTGLNEVVVRGFGTQKKVNITGSVASVTSEKIEDRPVQNVTQALQGLVAGMNFGTSGGGALNNKMQINIRGTGTIGGGSNSSPLVLIDGMEGDMNSLNPQDIESISVLKDASASSIYGSRAAFGVILITTKKGKIGSMKVSYNTNFRWSDPLLLPKMMNSLDFANYWNEGLKNSGSNPMFDQETIDRIIQYQKGEITDQTIAKDNGRWALWDKPNANTDWFKEHYKSWAPSQEHAINMTGGSEKVQYYLSTNYLGQDGLLTHAQDSYKRFTLTANVTAKLADKLTIKYGSKFIRENYKTASAHNSLFFHNIARRWPVNPTKDPNGNYAEGSQIQELENGGRKSDEKDQLYNQFRLDFEPIKGFKIISELNYRTDTYFNSRYELPVYAYDTDNKPYPIASGYASPGSSMASEFSAKNTYFNPNIYSEWSQNINDHSFTLLTGFQSESNNYRKFGGYRKDLITSELPTINTATGDDIITSGGKNAWSTAGFFGRLNYNYKEKYLIELNARYDGTSRFLQEKRWNLFPSVSGGWNLSKESFWKPIKNTVNTFKLRASWGELGNQNTKKLYPFYVTMPIGVNNGGWLIDGKKTNTANSPGLVSSSLTWETVRSWNVGLDAGVFDNRLTVVFDYFNRITKNMVGPAPSLPVTLGTDVPKINNADMKSWGFELELAWRDNIGDFSYGIRGLLADDQQKVTRYPNETGNLDTWYSGKMNNEIWGYSTQGIAKTDQEMNDWLKKNNQNSLGDNWAAGDIMYQDINGDEEINSGANTLDDHGDLKIIGNSTPRFKYSIDIDMAFKGFDFRMLWQGVGKRDYALGGPYFWGANSNMWQAAAFESHLDYFRPEGHELGANLDAYYPRPLMDRGGKNTRTQTRYLQNAAYLRLKNIQLGYTISKNITKRVGISKLRLYVSGENLLTFTKMSKMFDPETISGGWSDGKIYPLSKTISIGANITF
- a CDS encoding RagB/SusD family nutrient uptake outer membrane protein, which produces MKNIISKYTLVTSAIVLFLLTSCDDFLDKKPLDQVTPQVYLNEESQLASYAITQYSFPTHGGWGIGTFGYDNNTDNQATSNSNKIYKPGQYRVGNVDSWTFSKIRKLNYFIEDVIPKWKEDKIRGNKTNIEHYIGEVYFLRAYEYFNKLQALGDFPIIRKVLKDQKEELIEASKRQPRNLVARFIISDLDSAIMLMKNNPSGGKNRLTKSAAQLFKSRVALFEGTWLKYHKGTAHVPGGQGWTGAGLSYLSDFTIDIDSEIDYFLKESKSAAKEVINEYSLTNNNHQLNAPEIWDNPYYDMFSAEDLTIFNEVIFWRSFNITENVYHHTNHYLQDSGGNSGYTKGFVESFLMSNGLPIYASGSGYSGDTTVKLVKKNRDERLQLFMKAKGEIITEADTAKAPNIISIAERRSVTGYDIKKGVSRYKNQSQNSTLGSIVFRATEAYLNYIEASYLLSGGIDATASKCWRDLRNRAGVNPDFNITIASTDMSKESKGDWGAYSKGALIDATLYNIRRERRCELMAEGSRMRDLKRWRALDQVHNYQIEGFNLWGGAILKDYEDDKGNSTLIPEGTSDSPNVSNQSNSNYLRPYQIIKKNNLVYDGYNWNKAHYLEPIAFSHFQLSSHGTPSESVIYQNPYWPIAANGTPID
- a CDS encoding AraC family transcriptional regulator translates to MEQSFKYLTYNENDILWGIYANVAGVAVIKPGEKYPPSGHPNNYNFKWENGRILDEFQLLYITQGTGVFETKTKKYNVKEGDTILLFPYEWHRYRPMLETGWTEYYVGFNGGFNNQMMHFFSPDNPVNYIGFNEQVHQSFKIILQLSSEEKIGFQQAIGGQIIYLLGQVRLIVTNNAYANNAIERIINQSRVYMRSNVTENIRMEDLACDLKISYSLFRTEFKKYTGVSPGQYLLQLKIQLAKNLLSNTQMSIKEVSYNSGFESPYYFSRVFKKYTNATPSEFRHRIRSHS
- a CDS encoding L-rhamnose/proton symporter RhaT, with translation MSSLSAIGMIAIGSLGAASFYVPLKKIKNWAWESYWIFQGIAAWIVAPWLFAYLTVPDGTLVSIIKEAPMDSILLTIFFGILWGVGGLCFGLSIRYLGIALGQSIALGFCAAFGTLIPPLIAGKNLLTSTEGILMIVGVSVCIIGIILIGYAGALKTIHLSEEERKKAIKEFALKKGLIIALIAGLMSAAFSYGFIAGKPIDKLALRYGINPLFQSNPTLIFILSGGFLTNFIYCVFLNIKNKTYRDYTTSSSKVWANNIIFTFLAGILWFLQFHFYGMGKSQMTISTVTFSWSILMALNIAIGNIWGIFLGEWKGTTKTTKAILILGILVLILSTFVISLK
- a CDS encoding L-rhamnose isomerase; this translates as MTTKNMILEAYELANKQYAELGVDTNEAIEKLDKLVISLHCWQTDDVSGTENPEGTLSGGIQATGNYPGKARNISEIMTDLEKVMSLLPGKQRINVHALYGDFSEERVDRDSITIKQFQHWVDWCKKLEIGMDFNGSFFSHPNADSGFTLSSKDERIRKFWVEHLKRTRDIANEIGKQLGSPCILNTWIPDGSKDTPIDRNGMRAQLTKSLDEGFKTEYPKKHMKDAVESKVFGIGAESMTVGSHDYYLGYAIKNNKMICLDNGHFHPTEIVGDKISSCLQFVDEVLLHVTRPVRWDSDHVVTLNDETQLIASEIVRNDFMHRINVGLDFFDASINRIGAYVVGTRAVQKAFLIALLEPTNKLVELEENGKNFERLAMLEELKSKPFGAIWDYYCMINDVPIGENYIKDIQQYEEDVLKKR